One part of the Ursus arctos isolate Adak ecotype North America unplaced genomic scaffold, UrsArc2.0 scaffold_14, whole genome shotgun sequence genome encodes these proteins:
- the BRPF1 gene encoding peregrin isoform X5 yields MGVDFDVKTFCHNLRATKPPYECPVETCRKVYKSYSGIEYHLYHYDHDNPPPPQQTPLRKHKKKGRQSRPANKQSPSPSEVSQSPGREVMSYAQAQRMVEVDLHGRVHRISIFDNLDVVSEDEEAPEEAPENGSNKENTETPAATPKSGKHKNKEKRKDSNHHHHHNASVSTTPKLPEVVYRELEQDTPDAPPRPTSYYRYIEKSAEELDEEVEYDMDEEDYIWLDIMNERRKTEGVSPIPQEIFEYLMDRLEKESYFESHNKGDPNALVDEDAVCCICNDGECQNSNVILFCDMCNLAVHQECYGVPYIPEGQWLCRRCLQSPSRAVDCALCPNKGGAFKQTDDGRWAHVVCALWIPEVCFANTVFLEPIDSIEHIPPARWKLTCYICKQRGSGACIQCHKANCYTAFHVTCAQQAGLYMKMEPVRETGANGTSFSVRKTAYCDIHTPPGSARRLPALSHSEGEEDEEEEEDEGKSWSSEKVKKAKAKSRIKMKKARKILAEKRAAAPVVSVPCIPPHRLSKITNRLTIQRKSQFMQRLHSYWTLKRQSRNGVPLLRRLQTHLQSQRNCDQVGRDSEDKNWALKEQLKSWQRLRHDLERARLLVELIRKREKLKRETIKVQQIAMEMQLTPFLILLRKTLEQLQEKDTGNIFSEPVPLSEVPDYLDHIKKPMDFFTMKQNLEAYRYLNFDDFEEDFNLIVSNCLKYNAKDTIFYRAAVRLREQGGAVLRQARRQAEKMGIDFETGMHIPHSLAGDEAPQHTEDAAEEERLVLLENQKHLPVEEQLKLLLERLDEVNASKQSVGRSRRAKMIKKEMTALRRKLAHQRETGRDGPERHGPTSRGSLTPHPASCDKDGQTDSAAEESSSQETSKGLGPNMSSTPAHEVGRRTSVLFSKKNPKTAGPPKRPGRPPKNRESQMTPSHGGSPVGPPQLPIMGSLRQRKRGRSPRPSSSSDSDSDKSTEDPPMDLPANGFSGGNQPVKKSFLVYRNDCSLPRSSSDSESSSSSSSSAASDRTSTTPSKQGRGKPSFSRGTFPEDSSEDTSGTENEAYSVGTGRGVGHSMVRKSLGRGAGWLSEDEDSPLDALDLVWAKCRGYPSYPALIIDPKMPREGMFHHGVPIPVPPLEVLKLGEQMTQEAREHLYLVLFFDNKRTWQWLPRTKLVPLGVNQDLDKEKMLEGRKSNIRKSVQIAYHRALQHRSKVQGEQSSETSDSD; encoded by the exons ATGGGGGTGGACTTTGATGTGAAGACTTTCTGCCACAACTTGCGGGCAACTAAGCCACCGTATGAGTGCCCTGTGGAGACCTGCCGCAAGGTCTACAAGAGTTACAGTGGTATTGAGTACCACCTATATCACTATGACCACGACAACCCACCACCCCCGCAGCAGACTCCACTCCGCAAGCACAAGAAGAAGGGGCGCCAATCACGCCCAGCCAACAAGCAGTCGCCCAGCCCCTCAGAGGTATCCCAGTCACCGGGCCGTGAGGTGATGAGCTACGCACAGGCCCAACGCATGGTGGAGGTGGACCTGCACGGCCGTGTCCACCGCATCAGCATTTTTGACAACTTGGATGTGGTGTCAGAGGATGAGGAGGCCCCTGAGGAGGCTCCTGAGAATGGCAGCAACAAGGAGAACACTGAAACACCAGCCGCTACTCCCAAGTCAGGCAAGCATAAGAACAAGGAGAAGCGCAAGGACTccaaccatcaccatcaccataatGCTTCTGTGAGCACCACTCCCAAGCTACCAGAGGTGGTATACCGAGAGTTGGAGCAGGACACCCCTGATGCCCCACCCCGGCCAACTTCCTATTACCG GTACATTGAGAAGTCGGCAGAGGAGCTGGACGAGGAAGTAGAGTATGACATGGACGAAGAGGACTACATCTGGTTGGATATCATGAATGAGCGGCGGAAGACAGAGGGTGTGAGTCCCATCCCACAGGAGATCTTTGAGTACTTAATGGACCGTCTGGAAAAGGAGTCCTACTTTGAAAGCCACAATAAAGGTGACCCCAATGCACTAGTGGACGAGGATGCCGTGTGCTGTATCTGTAATGATGGTGAGTGCCAGAACAGCAATGTCATCCTGTTCTGTGACATGTGCAACTTGGCTGTGCACCAGGAGTGCTATGGTGTCCCCTACATCCCTGAGGGCCAGTGGCTGTGCCGCCGCTGCCTACAGTCACCCTCCCGCGCTGTGGATTGTGCCCTGTGCCCCAACAAGGGTGGTGCCTTCAAGCAGACAGATGATGGGCGCTGGGCCCATGTGGTGTGTGCCCTGTGGATCCCTGAAGTCTGCTTCGCCAACACAGTCTTCCTGGAGCCTATCGACAGCATTGAGCACATCCCGCCAGCTCGCTGGAAGCTGACCTGCTATATTTGCAAACAGCGGGGCTCAGGGGCCTGCATCCAGTGCCACAAGGCCAACTGCTACACAGCCTTCCACGTGACATGTGCCCAGCAGGCTGGCCTTTACATGAAGATGGAGCCTGTGCGGGAGACAGGTGCCAACGGCACCTCTTTCAGTGTCCGCAAGACAGCCTACTGTGACATCCACACACCCCCAGGTTCGGCACGCCGCTTGCCTGCCCTATCCCACAGTGAGggtgaggaggatgaggaggaggaggaggatgagggtAAGAGTTGGAGCTCAGAGAAGGTCAAGAAGGCAAAGGCCAAGTCCCGGATCAAGATGAAGAAGGCACGGAAGATCCTGGCAGAGAAGCGAGCAGCAGCTCCTGTGGTGTCGGTGCCTTGCATCCCACCACACAG GCTCAGTAAAATCACCAACCGCCTGACCATCCAAAGGAAGAGCCAGTTCATGCAGAGGTTACACAGCTACTGGACGCTGAAACGGCAGTCCCGAAATGGAGTCCCACTGCTACGTCGCCTACAGACACACCTGCAGTCTCAGAGGAATTGTGACCAAGTCGGG AGAGATTCTGAGGATAAGAACTGGGCCCTCAAAGAACAGCTCAAGTCCTGGCAACGGCTCCGGCACGACCTAGAACGAGCTCGGCTGCTGGTGGAGCTTATCCGCAAGCGGGAGAAGCTCAAAAGGGAGACG ATCAAGGTCCAGCAGATCGCCATGGAGATGCAGCTGACCCCTTTCCTCATCCTCCTTCGCAAAACCTTGGAGCAGCTCCAAGAAAAGGACACAGGCAACATCTTCAGCGAGCCGGTCCCTCTGTCTGAG GTACCTGACTACCTAGACCACATCAAAAAGCCCATGGACTTTTTCACCATGAAGCAGAACTTGGAGGCTTACCGCTACCTGAACTTTGATGATTTTGAGGAGGACTTCAACCTTATCGTCAGCAACTGCCTCAAGTATAACGCCAAGGATACCATCTTCTACCGGGCAGCAGTGCGGCTCCGTGAACAGGGTGGCGCTGTGCTCCGCCAGGCCCGGCGCCAGGCAGAAAAAATGGGCATTGACTTTGAGACGGGCATGCATATCCCCCACAGCCTGGCtggagatgaagccccacaaCACACTGAAGATG CAGCAGAGGAAGAGCGGCTGGTCCTGCTGGAGAACCAGAAGCATCTGCCAGTGGAAGAGCAGCTAAAGTTGTTGCTGGAGCGGCTGGATGAGGTGAATGCCAGCAAGCAGAGCGTGGGCCGTTCACGGCGTGCAAAGATGATCAAGAAAGAGATGACGGCACTGCGGCGAAAGCTTGCCCACCAGAGGGAAACTGGAAGGGATGGGCCTGAGCGGCACGGCCCCACGAGCCGGGGCAGTCTGACACCTCACCCGGCATCCTGTGACAAGGATGGGCAGACAGACAGTGCCGCCGAGGAGAGCAGCAGCCAGGAGACAAGCAAAG gCCTGGGTCCCAACATGTCCTCAACCCCCGCACATGAGGTGGGCAGGAGAACCTCAGTTCTGTTCTCCAAAAAGAACCCGAAGACGGCTGGACCGCCCAAGAGGCCGGGCCGGCCCCCCAAAAACCGGGAGAGCCAGATGACCCCCAGCCACGGAGGCAGTCCTGTGGGGCCCCCCCAGCTCCCCATCATGGGCTCCCTACGTCAGCGCAAGCGGGGTAGGAGCCCCCGGCCCAGTTCGAGCTCAGACAGCGACAGTGATAAATCCACAGAAGACCCCCCAATGG ACTTACCAGCAAATGGCTTCAGCGGTGGAAATCAGCCAGTGAAGAAGAGTTTCTTGGTATATCGTAATGACTGCAGCCTTCCCCGGAGCAGCTCTGACTCTGAGTccagcagcagtagcagcagcagcgcTGCCTCAGACCGAACCAG CACAACACCCTCAAAACAAGGCCGGGGCAAGCCCTCCTTCTCTCGGGGCACATTCCCGGAAGATAGCAGTGAAGATACCTCAGGCACTGAGAACGAGGCCTACTCCGTGGGCACTGGCCGTGGCGTGGGCCACAGCA TGGTAAGGAAGAGTCTAGGACGGGGAGCTGGCTGGCTGTCAGAGGATGAGGACTCGCCCTTGGATGCTCTGGACCTGGTGTGGGCCAAATGCCGAGGGTATCCGTCATACCCAGCTCTG ATAATTGATCCAAAGATGCCCCGGGAAGGTATGTTCCACCATGGGGTTCCCATCCCTGTGCCCCCACTGGAGGTGCTGAAACTTGGGGAGCAGATGACCCAGGAAGCCCGAGAGCATCTCTACCTCGTCCTCTTCTTTGACAACAAGCGAACCTG GCAGTGGCTGCCGAGAACTAAGCTGGTTCCTCTCGGCGTGAACCAGGACCTCGACAAGGAAAAGATGCTGGAGGGCCGCAAATCCAACATCCGCAAGTCAGTGCAGATTGCCTACCACAGGGCTCTGCAGCACCGCAGCAAGGTGCAGGGCGAGCAGAGCAGCGAGACCAGTGATAGTGACTGA
- the BRPF1 gene encoding peregrin isoform X8 yields the protein MGVDFDVKTFCHNLRATKPPYECPVETCRKVYKSYSGIEYHLYHYDHDNPPPPQQTPLRKHKKKGRQSRPANKQSPSPSEVSQSPGREVMSYAQAQRMVEVDLHGRVHRISIFDNLDVVSEDEEAPEEAPENGSNKENTETPAATPKSGKHKNKEKRKDSNHHHHHNASVSTTPKLPEVVYRELEQDTPDAPPRPTSYYRYIEKSAEELDEEVEYDMDEEDYIWLDIMNERRKTEGVSPIPQEIFEYLMDRLEKESYFESHNKGDPNALVDEDAVCCICNDGECQNSNVILFCDMCNLAVHQECYGVPYIPEGQWLCRRCLQSPSRAVDCALCPNKGGAFKQTDDGRWAHVVCALWIPEVCFANTVFLEPIDSIEHIPPARWKLTCYICKQRGSGACIQCHKANCYTAFHVTCAQQAGLYMKMEPVRETGANGTSFSVRKTAYCDIHTPPGSARRLPALSHSEGEEDEEEEEDEGKSWSSEKVKKAKAKSRIKMKKARKILAEKRAAAPVVSVPCIPPHRLSKITNRLTIQRKSQFMQRLHSYWTLKRQSRNGVPLLRRLQTHLQSQRNCDQVGRDSEDKNWALKEQLKSWQRLRHDLERARLLVELIRKREKLKRETIKVQQIAMEMQLTPFLILLRKTLEQLQEKDTGNIFSEPVPLSEVPDYLDHIKKPMDFFTMKQNLEAYRYLNFDDFEEDFNLIVSNCLKYNAKDTIFYRAAVRLREQGGAVLRQARRQAEKMGIDFETGMHIPHSLAGDEAPQHTEDAAEEERLVLLENQKHLPVEEQLKLLLERLDEVNASKQSVGRSRRAKMIKKEMTALRRKLAHQRETGRDGPERHGPTSRGSLTPHPASCDKDGQTDSAAEESSSQETSKDLPANGFSGGNQPVKKSFLVYRNDCSLPRSSSDSESSSSSSSSAASDRTSTTPSKQGRGKPSFSRGTFPEDSSEDTSGTENEAYSVGTGRGVGHSMVRKSLGRGAGWLSEDEDSPLDALDLVWAKCRGYPSYPALIIDPKMPREGMFHHGVPIPVPPLEVLKLGEQMTQEAREHLYLVLFFDNKRTWQWLPRTKLVPLGVNQDLDKEKMLEGRKSNIRKSVQIAYHRALQHRSKVQGEQSSETSDSD from the exons ATGGGGGTGGACTTTGATGTGAAGACTTTCTGCCACAACTTGCGGGCAACTAAGCCACCGTATGAGTGCCCTGTGGAGACCTGCCGCAAGGTCTACAAGAGTTACAGTGGTATTGAGTACCACCTATATCACTATGACCACGACAACCCACCACCCCCGCAGCAGACTCCACTCCGCAAGCACAAGAAGAAGGGGCGCCAATCACGCCCAGCCAACAAGCAGTCGCCCAGCCCCTCAGAGGTATCCCAGTCACCGGGCCGTGAGGTGATGAGCTACGCACAGGCCCAACGCATGGTGGAGGTGGACCTGCACGGCCGTGTCCACCGCATCAGCATTTTTGACAACTTGGATGTGGTGTCAGAGGATGAGGAGGCCCCTGAGGAGGCTCCTGAGAATGGCAGCAACAAGGAGAACACTGAAACACCAGCCGCTACTCCCAAGTCAGGCAAGCATAAGAACAAGGAGAAGCGCAAGGACTccaaccatcaccatcaccataatGCTTCTGTGAGCACCACTCCCAAGCTACCAGAGGTGGTATACCGAGAGTTGGAGCAGGACACCCCTGATGCCCCACCCCGGCCAACTTCCTATTACCG GTACATTGAGAAGTCGGCAGAGGAGCTGGACGAGGAAGTAGAGTATGACATGGACGAAGAGGACTACATCTGGTTGGATATCATGAATGAGCGGCGGAAGACAGAGGGTGTGAGTCCCATCCCACAGGAGATCTTTGAGTACTTAATGGACCGTCTGGAAAAGGAGTCCTACTTTGAAAGCCACAATAAAGGTGACCCCAATGCACTAGTGGACGAGGATGCCGTGTGCTGTATCTGTAATGATGGTGAGTGCCAGAACAGCAATGTCATCCTGTTCTGTGACATGTGCAACTTGGCTGTGCACCAGGAGTGCTATGGTGTCCCCTACATCCCTGAGGGCCAGTGGCTGTGCCGCCGCTGCCTACAGTCACCCTCCCGCGCTGTGGATTGTGCCCTGTGCCCCAACAAGGGTGGTGCCTTCAAGCAGACAGATGATGGGCGCTGGGCCCATGTGGTGTGTGCCCTGTGGATCCCTGAAGTCTGCTTCGCCAACACAGTCTTCCTGGAGCCTATCGACAGCATTGAGCACATCCCGCCAGCTCGCTGGAAGCTGACCTGCTATATTTGCAAACAGCGGGGCTCAGGGGCCTGCATCCAGTGCCACAAGGCCAACTGCTACACAGCCTTCCACGTGACATGTGCCCAGCAGGCTGGCCTTTACATGAAGATGGAGCCTGTGCGGGAGACAGGTGCCAACGGCACCTCTTTCAGTGTCCGCAAGACAGCCTACTGTGACATCCACACACCCCCAGGTTCGGCACGCCGCTTGCCTGCCCTATCCCACAGTGAGggtgaggaggatgaggaggaggaggaggatgagggtAAGAGTTGGAGCTCAGAGAAGGTCAAGAAGGCAAAGGCCAAGTCCCGGATCAAGATGAAGAAGGCACGGAAGATCCTGGCAGAGAAGCGAGCAGCAGCTCCTGTGGTGTCGGTGCCTTGCATCCCACCACACAG GCTCAGTAAAATCACCAACCGCCTGACCATCCAAAGGAAGAGCCAGTTCATGCAGAGGTTACACAGCTACTGGACGCTGAAACGGCAGTCCCGAAATGGAGTCCCACTGCTACGTCGCCTACAGACACACCTGCAGTCTCAGAGGAATTGTGACCAAGTCGGG AGAGATTCTGAGGATAAGAACTGGGCCCTCAAAGAACAGCTCAAGTCCTGGCAACGGCTCCGGCACGACCTAGAACGAGCTCGGCTGCTGGTGGAGCTTATCCGCAAGCGGGAGAAGCTCAAAAGGGAGACG ATCAAGGTCCAGCAGATCGCCATGGAGATGCAGCTGACCCCTTTCCTCATCCTCCTTCGCAAAACCTTGGAGCAGCTCCAAGAAAAGGACACAGGCAACATCTTCAGCGAGCCGGTCCCTCTGTCTGAG GTACCTGACTACCTAGACCACATCAAAAAGCCCATGGACTTTTTCACCATGAAGCAGAACTTGGAGGCTTACCGCTACCTGAACTTTGATGATTTTGAGGAGGACTTCAACCTTATCGTCAGCAACTGCCTCAAGTATAACGCCAAGGATACCATCTTCTACCGGGCAGCAGTGCGGCTCCGTGAACAGGGTGGCGCTGTGCTCCGCCAGGCCCGGCGCCAGGCAGAAAAAATGGGCATTGACTTTGAGACGGGCATGCATATCCCCCACAGCCTGGCtggagatgaagccccacaaCACACTGAAGATG CAGCAGAGGAAGAGCGGCTGGTCCTGCTGGAGAACCAGAAGCATCTGCCAGTGGAAGAGCAGCTAAAGTTGTTGCTGGAGCGGCTGGATGAGGTGAATGCCAGCAAGCAGAGCGTGGGCCGTTCACGGCGTGCAAAGATGATCAAGAAAGAGATGACGGCACTGCGGCGAAAGCTTGCCCACCAGAGGGAAACTGGAAGGGATGGGCCTGAGCGGCACGGCCCCACGAGCCGGGGCAGTCTGACACCTCACCCGGCATCCTGTGACAAGGATGGGCAGACAGACAGTGCCGCCGAGGAGAGCAGCAGCCAGGAGACAAGCAAAG ACTTACCAGCAAATGGCTTCAGCGGTGGAAATCAGCCAGTGAAGAAGAGTTTCTTGGTATATCGTAATGACTGCAGCCTTCCCCGGAGCAGCTCTGACTCTGAGTccagcagcagtagcagcagcagcgcTGCCTCAGACCGAACCAG CACAACACCCTCAAAACAAGGCCGGGGCAAGCCCTCCTTCTCTCGGGGCACATTCCCGGAAGATAGCAGTGAAGATACCTCAGGCACTGAGAACGAGGCCTACTCCGTGGGCACTGGCCGTGGCGTGGGCCACAGCA TGGTAAGGAAGAGTCTAGGACGGGGAGCTGGCTGGCTGTCAGAGGATGAGGACTCGCCCTTGGATGCTCTGGACCTGGTGTGGGCCAAATGCCGAGGGTATCCGTCATACCCAGCTCTG ATAATTGATCCAAAGATGCCCCGGGAAGGTATGTTCCACCATGGGGTTCCCATCCCTGTGCCCCCACTGGAGGTGCTGAAACTTGGGGAGCAGATGACCCAGGAAGCCCGAGAGCATCTCTACCTCGTCCTCTTCTTTGACAACAAGCGAACCTG GCAGTGGCTGCCGAGAACTAAGCTGGTTCCTCTCGGCGTGAACCAGGACCTCGACAAGGAAAAGATGCTGGAGGGCCGCAAATCCAACATCCGCAAGTCAGTGCAGATTGCCTACCACAGGGCTCTGCAGCACCGCAGCAAGGTGCAGGGCGAGCAGAGCAGCGAGACCAGTGATAGTGACTGA
- the BRPF1 gene encoding peregrin isoform X6: MGVDFDVKTFCHNLRATKPPYECPVETCRKVYKSYSGIEYHLYHYDHDNPPPPQQTPLRKHKKKGRQSRPANKQSPSPSEVSQSPGREVMSYAQAQRMVEVDLHGRVHRISIFDNLDVVSEDEEAPEEAPENGSNKENTETPAATPKSGKHKNKEKRKDSNHHHHHNASVSTTPKLPEVVYRELEQDTPDAPPRPTSYYRYIEKSAEELDEEVEYDMDEEDYIWLDIMNERRKTEGVSPIPQEIFEYLMDRLEKESYFESHNKGDPNALVDEDAVCCICNDGECQNSNVILFCDMCNLAVHQECYGVPYIPEGQWLCRRCLQSPSRAVDCALCPNKGGAFKQTDDGRWAHVVCALWIPEVCFANTVFLEPIDSIEHIPPARWKLTCYICKQRGSGACIQCHKANCYTAFHVTCAQQAGLYMKMEPVRETGANGTSFSVRKTAYCDIHTPPGSARRLPALSHSEGEEDEEEEEDEGKSWSSEKVKKAKAKSRIKMKKARKILAEKRAAAPVVSVPCIPPHRLSKITNRLTIQRKSQFMQRLHSYWTLKRQSRNGVPLLRRLQTHLQSQRNCDQVGRDSEDKNWALKEQLKSWQRLRHDLERARLLVELIRKREKLKRETIKVQQIAMEMQLTPFLILLRKTLEQLQEKDTGNIFSEPVPLSEVPDYLDHIKKPMDFFTMKQNLEAYRYLNFDDFEEDFNLIVSNCLKYNAKDTIFYRAAVRLREQGGAVLRQARRQAEKMGIDFETGMHIPHSLAGDEAPQHTEDAEEERLVLLENQKHLPVEEQLKLLLERLDEVNASKQSVGRSRRAKMIKKEMTALRRKLAHQRETGRDGPERHGPTSRGSLTPHPASCDKDGQTDSAAEESSSQETSKGLGPNMSSTPAHEVGRRTSVLFSKKNPKTAGPPKRPGRPPKNRESQMTPSHGGSPVGPPQLPIMGSLRQRKRGRSPRPSSSSDSDSDKSTEDPPMDLPANGFSGGNQPVKKSFLVYRNDCSLPRSSSDSESSSSSSSSAASDRTSTTPSKQGRGKPSFSRGTFPEDSSEDTSGTENEAYSVGTGRGVGHSMVRKSLGRGAGWLSEDEDSPLDALDLVWAKCRGYPSYPALIIDPKMPREGMFHHGVPIPVPPLEVLKLGEQMTQEAREHLYLVLFFDNKRTWQWLPRTKLVPLGVNQDLDKEKMLEGRKSNIRKSVQIAYHRALQHRSKVQGEQSSETSDSD; the protein is encoded by the exons ATGGGGGTGGACTTTGATGTGAAGACTTTCTGCCACAACTTGCGGGCAACTAAGCCACCGTATGAGTGCCCTGTGGAGACCTGCCGCAAGGTCTACAAGAGTTACAGTGGTATTGAGTACCACCTATATCACTATGACCACGACAACCCACCACCCCCGCAGCAGACTCCACTCCGCAAGCACAAGAAGAAGGGGCGCCAATCACGCCCAGCCAACAAGCAGTCGCCCAGCCCCTCAGAGGTATCCCAGTCACCGGGCCGTGAGGTGATGAGCTACGCACAGGCCCAACGCATGGTGGAGGTGGACCTGCACGGCCGTGTCCACCGCATCAGCATTTTTGACAACTTGGATGTGGTGTCAGAGGATGAGGAGGCCCCTGAGGAGGCTCCTGAGAATGGCAGCAACAAGGAGAACACTGAAACACCAGCCGCTACTCCCAAGTCAGGCAAGCATAAGAACAAGGAGAAGCGCAAGGACTccaaccatcaccatcaccataatGCTTCTGTGAGCACCACTCCCAAGCTACCAGAGGTGGTATACCGAGAGTTGGAGCAGGACACCCCTGATGCCCCACCCCGGCCAACTTCCTATTACCG GTACATTGAGAAGTCGGCAGAGGAGCTGGACGAGGAAGTAGAGTATGACATGGACGAAGAGGACTACATCTGGTTGGATATCATGAATGAGCGGCGGAAGACAGAGGGTGTGAGTCCCATCCCACAGGAGATCTTTGAGTACTTAATGGACCGTCTGGAAAAGGAGTCCTACTTTGAAAGCCACAATAAAGGTGACCCCAATGCACTAGTGGACGAGGATGCCGTGTGCTGTATCTGTAATGATGGTGAGTGCCAGAACAGCAATGTCATCCTGTTCTGTGACATGTGCAACTTGGCTGTGCACCAGGAGTGCTATGGTGTCCCCTACATCCCTGAGGGCCAGTGGCTGTGCCGCCGCTGCCTACAGTCACCCTCCCGCGCTGTGGATTGTGCCCTGTGCCCCAACAAGGGTGGTGCCTTCAAGCAGACAGATGATGGGCGCTGGGCCCATGTGGTGTGTGCCCTGTGGATCCCTGAAGTCTGCTTCGCCAACACAGTCTTCCTGGAGCCTATCGACAGCATTGAGCACATCCCGCCAGCTCGCTGGAAGCTGACCTGCTATATTTGCAAACAGCGGGGCTCAGGGGCCTGCATCCAGTGCCACAAGGCCAACTGCTACACAGCCTTCCACGTGACATGTGCCCAGCAGGCTGGCCTTTACATGAAGATGGAGCCTGTGCGGGAGACAGGTGCCAACGGCACCTCTTTCAGTGTCCGCAAGACAGCCTACTGTGACATCCACACACCCCCAGGTTCGGCACGCCGCTTGCCTGCCCTATCCCACAGTGAGggtgaggaggatgaggaggaggaggaggatgagggtAAGAGTTGGAGCTCAGAGAAGGTCAAGAAGGCAAAGGCCAAGTCCCGGATCAAGATGAAGAAGGCACGGAAGATCCTGGCAGAGAAGCGAGCAGCAGCTCCTGTGGTGTCGGTGCCTTGCATCCCACCACACAG GCTCAGTAAAATCACCAACCGCCTGACCATCCAAAGGAAGAGCCAGTTCATGCAGAGGTTACACAGCTACTGGACGCTGAAACGGCAGTCCCGAAATGGAGTCCCACTGCTACGTCGCCTACAGACACACCTGCAGTCTCAGAGGAATTGTGACCAAGTCGGG AGAGATTCTGAGGATAAGAACTGGGCCCTCAAAGAACAGCTCAAGTCCTGGCAACGGCTCCGGCACGACCTAGAACGAGCTCGGCTGCTGGTGGAGCTTATCCGCAAGCGGGAGAAGCTCAAAAGGGAGACG ATCAAGGTCCAGCAGATCGCCATGGAGATGCAGCTGACCCCTTTCCTCATCCTCCTTCGCAAAACCTTGGAGCAGCTCCAAGAAAAGGACACAGGCAACATCTTCAGCGAGCCGGTCCCTCTGTCTGAG GTACCTGACTACCTAGACCACATCAAAAAGCCCATGGACTTTTTCACCATGAAGCAGAACTTGGAGGCTTACCGCTACCTGAACTTTGATGATTTTGAGGAGGACTTCAACCTTATCGTCAGCAACTGCCTCAAGTATAACGCCAAGGATACCATCTTCTACCGGGCAGCAGTGCGGCTCCGTGAACAGGGTGGCGCTGTGCTCCGCCAGGCCCGGCGCCAGGCAGAAAAAATGGGCATTGACTTTGAGACGGGCATGCATATCCCCCACAGCCTGGCtggagatgaagccccacaaCACACTGAAGATG CAGAGGAAGAGCGGCTGGTCCTGCTGGAGAACCAGAAGCATCTGCCAGTGGAAGAGCAGCTAAAGTTGTTGCTGGAGCGGCTGGATGAGGTGAATGCCAGCAAGCAGAGCGTGGGCCGTTCACGGCGTGCAAAGATGATCAAGAAAGAGATGACGGCACTGCGGCGAAAGCTTGCCCACCAGAGGGAAACTGGAAGGGATGGGCCTGAGCGGCACGGCCCCACGAGCCGGGGCAGTCTGACACCTCACCCGGCATCCTGTGACAAGGATGGGCAGACAGACAGTGCCGCCGAGGAGAGCAGCAGCCAGGAGACAAGCAAAG gCCTGGGTCCCAACATGTCCTCAACCCCCGCACATGAGGTGGGCAGGAGAACCTCAGTTCTGTTCTCCAAAAAGAACCCGAAGACGGCTGGACCGCCCAAGAGGCCGGGCCGGCCCCCCAAAAACCGGGAGAGCCAGATGACCCCCAGCCACGGAGGCAGTCCTGTGGGGCCCCCCCAGCTCCCCATCATGGGCTCCCTACGTCAGCGCAAGCGGGGTAGGAGCCCCCGGCCCAGTTCGAGCTCAGACAGCGACAGTGATAAATCCACAGAAGACCCCCCAATGG ACTTACCAGCAAATGGCTTCAGCGGTGGAAATCAGCCAGTGAAGAAGAGTTTCTTGGTATATCGTAATGACTGCAGCCTTCCCCGGAGCAGCTCTGACTCTGAGTccagcagcagtagcagcagcagcgcTGCCTCAGACCGAACCAG CACAACACCCTCAAAACAAGGCCGGGGCAAGCCCTCCTTCTCTCGGGGCACATTCCCGGAAGATAGCAGTGAAGATACCTCAGGCACTGAGAACGAGGCCTACTCCGTGGGCACTGGCCGTGGCGTGGGCCACAGCA TGGTAAGGAAGAGTCTAGGACGGGGAGCTGGCTGGCTGTCAGAGGATGAGGACTCGCCCTTGGATGCTCTGGACCTGGTGTGGGCCAAATGCCGAGGGTATCCGTCATACCCAGCTCTG ATAATTGATCCAAAGATGCCCCGGGAAGGTATGTTCCACCATGGGGTTCCCATCCCTGTGCCCCCACTGGAGGTGCTGAAACTTGGGGAGCAGATGACCCAGGAAGCCCGAGAGCATCTCTACCTCGTCCTCTTCTTTGACAACAAGCGAACCTG GCAGTGGCTGCCGAGAACTAAGCTGGTTCCTCTCGGCGTGAACCAGGACCTCGACAAGGAAAAGATGCTGGAGGGCCGCAAATCCAACATCCGCAAGTCAGTGCAGATTGCCTACCACAGGGCTCTGCAGCACCGCAGCAAGGTGCAGGGCGAGCAGAGCAGCGAGACCAGTGATAGTGACTGA